From a region of the Impatiens glandulifera chromosome 4, dImpGla2.1, whole genome shotgun sequence genome:
- the LOC124936209 gene encoding homeobox protein knotted-1-like LET12, with amino-acid sequence MAFPDHLSQEMALHHLSDHQLADAAGKPPTWLNSAILRQQSHGHHHYGDGSFLHLQTTNSDSSASNQWISGRSIHGDAPHEEVHELIGAGAGGMNCQEKEVSQPSENEGNGAGSGAGTGTGEESNLWQTAKCKSDILEHPLYEQLLSAHVQCLRIATPVDQLPRIDAQLAQSQQVVAKYSVLGQGSQPLDDKDLNQFMTHYVLLLSSFKEQLQQHVRVHAMEAVMACWDLEQSLQSLTGVAPGEGTGATMSDDEDDDELEDNEANLFDGSLDGPDNMGFGPLVPTETERSLMERVRQELKHELKQGYKDKIVDIREEILRKRRAGKLPGDTTSLLKAWWQSHSKWPYPTEEDKARLVQETGLQLKQINNWFINQRKRNWHSNPSSSTTPKNKRKR; translated from the exons ATGGCGTTTCCTGACCATCTCTCCCAAGAAATGGCGCTTCACCACCTCTCCGACCACCAACTCGCCGACGCCGCCGGTAAACCGCCGACCTGGCTCAACAGTGCTATTCTCCGTCAACAGTCTCACGGACACCATCACTACGGTGATGGAAGTTTCCTTCACCTACAAACCACCAATTCCGACTCATCCGCCTCAAATCAGTGGATATCCGGCCGTTCGATTCACGGAGACGCACCTCATGAAGAAGTACACGAACTCATCGGAGCGGGAGCGGGAGGGATGAATTGTCAGGAGAAGGAGGTGAGTCAGCCGAGTGAGAATGAAGGTAATGGTGCTGGTTCTGGAGCTGGAACTGGAACTGGAGAGGAGAGTAATCTTTGGCAGACGGCTAAGTGTAAATCTGATATATTAGAACATCCTCTGTATGAACAATTGCTATCAGCTCACGTTCAGTGTCTTCGAATTGCTACGCCGGTCGATCAACTGCCAAGGATCGATGCACAGTTAGCGCAGTCGCAGCAGGTGGTTGCTAAATACTCCGTTCTTGGACAAGGAAGTCAGCCTCTGGATGATAAAGACCTTAATCAGTTCATG ACACATTATGTTCTATTGCTATCTTCATTTAAAGAACAATTGCAACAACATGTTCGTGTTCATGCTATGGAAGCTGTCATGGCTTGCTGGGATCTTGAGCAATCTCTGCAAAGTTTAACAG GTGTAGCTCCTGGAGAAGGAACTGGGGCAACAATgtcggatgatgaagatgatgatgaactAGAAGATAACGAAGCTAACTTATTCGATGGAAGTCTTGATGGACCAGATAACATGGGATTCGGTCCTTTAGTTCCAACAGAAACAGAGAGGTCATTGATGGAACGCGTTAGACAAGAGTTGAAACACGAACTCAAACAG GGTTACAAGGACAAGATTGTGGATATCCGAGAAGAAATACTTCGTAAAAGAAGAGCTGGGAAACTCCCCGGAGACACTACCTCCCTTCTGAAAGCCTGGTGGCAATCCCATTCAAAATGGCCATATCCAACT GAAGAGGATAAAGCAAGATTGGTGCAGGAGACAGGTTTGCAACTGAAACAGATAAACAACTGGTTTATCAATCAGAGGAAGAGGAATTGGCATAGCAATCCATCATCTTCAACCACCCCGAAGAATAAACGCAAGAG GTGA